A window of Saccopteryx leptura isolate mSacLep1 chromosome 5, mSacLep1_pri_phased_curated, whole genome shotgun sequence contains these coding sequences:
- the ASB10 gene encoding ankyrin repeat and SOCS box protein 10 isoform X4: MSWSPEECKGQEEPLGDRHALCARLVENPGSGSAEQSEAGPGPIVTCTASGPALAFWQALLAGDVGLVSHILADSGTGLAPDSIFDISNPERWRDFRYNIRALRLWSLTYEEELITPLHVAASRGHIEVLRLLLRWRARPDMAPAGRTALHEACAAGHADCVHVLLVAGADPNIPDQDGNCPLHLCRGSSILECAELLLRFGAKVDSRSEEEEETPLHVAARLGHVELADLLLRWGACLDARDAEGWTPLLIACDTRCMSPADAEATTARCLQLCRLLLSAGADANAADQDKRRPLHLACRRGHAAVVELLLAYGVSVNIMDYGGHTALHYALQGPPSALAQSPENVVLERWCASPRTIEVLMNTYSVMKLPEEAVGLVPPETLQKHHRFYSSLFTLVRQPRSLQHLSRCALRAHLEACLPHALPRLPLPPRLLHYLQLDFEDVLY; the protein is encoded by the exons ATGAGCTGGTCCCCAGAAGAATGCAAGGGGCAGGAAGAGCCCCTGGGTGACAGACATGCCCTCTGTGCCAGGCTGGTGGAGAACCCCGGCAGTGGGTCGGCAGAGCAGTCAGAGGCTGGCCCAGGACCCATCGTCACCTGCACAGCCTCGGGACCCGCCTTGGCTTTCTGGCAGGCGTTGCTGGCAGGGGATGTGGGCTTGGTCTCCCACATCCTTGCCGACTCTGGCACTGGCCTGGCGCCAGATTCCATCTTTGATATCAGCAACCCAGAGCGATGGAGGGATTTCCGCTACAACATCCGCGCTCTGA gACTCTGGTCTCTGACATACGAAGAGGAGCTGATCACCCCACTGCATGTGGCAGCCAGCCGGGGCCACATAGAAGTGCTGCGGCTGCTGCTGAGATGGCGGGCCAGGCCAGACATGGCCCCCGCGGGCCGCACCGCCCTGCATGAGGCCTGCGCTGCGGGCCACGCTGACTGTGTCCATGTGCTGCTGGTGGCAGGAGCCGACCCCAACATCCCTGACCAGGATGGGAATTGTCCCTTGCACCTCTGCAGAGGCTCTAGCATCCTTGA GTGTGCAGAGTTGCTCCTGAGGTTTGGGGCAAAAGTGGACAGTCGCTCcgaggaggaagaagagacccCTTTGCATGTGGCTGCCCGGCTTGGCCACGTGGAGCTGGCAGACCTCCTCCTCAGATGGGGGGCATGCCTAGATGCCCGTGATGCTGAAGGCTGGACCCCCCTGCTGATTGCCTGTGACACCCGCTGCATGTCTCCTGCCGACGCTGAAGCCACCACTGCCCGCTGCCTCCAGCTGTGCCGCTTGCTGCTCTCAGCCGGCGCTGATGCTAATGCCGCTGACCAGGACAAGAGGCGGCCCCTGCACCTGGCCTGTCGCCGCGGCCATGCTGCTGTCGTGGAACTGCTCCTGGCCTACGGAGTCAGCGTCAATATCATGGACTATGGGGGACACACGGCCCTGCACTATGCTCTTCAGGGCCCACCCTCGGCCCTGGCCCAGAGCCCAGAGAATGTG GTGCTGGAACGCTGGTGTGCATCCCCGCGGACCATTGAGGTCCTGATGAACACCTACAGTGTCATGAAGCTTCCTGAGGAGGCCGTGGGCCTGGTGCCTCCTGAAACTCTGCAG AAGCACCACCGTTTCTACTCATCTCTCTTCACCTTGGTGAGGCAGCCCAGGTCTCTGCAGCACCTGAGCCGCTGTGCGCTCCGTGCTCACCTAGAGGCCTGCCTGCCCCATGCTCTACCCCGCCTTCCCCTGCCaccccgcctgctccactacctGCAGCTGGACTTCGAGGACGTGCTCTACTAG
- the ASB10 gene encoding ankyrin repeat and SOCS box protein 10 isoform X3 produces MSWSPEECKGQEEPLGDRHALCARLVENPGSGSAEQSEAGPGPIVTCTASGPALAFWQALLAGDVGLVSHILADSGTGLAPDSIFDISNPERWRDFRYNIRALRLWSLTYEEELITPLHVAASRGHIEVLRLLLRWRARPDMAPAGRTALHEACAAGHADCVHVLLVAGADPNIPDQDGNCPLHLCRGSSILECAELLLRFGAKVDSRSEEEEETPLHVAARLGHVELADLLLRWGACLDARDAEGWTPLLIACDTRCMSPADAEATTARCLQLCRLLLSAGADANAADQDKRRPLHLACRRGHAAVVELLLAYGVSVNIMDYGGHTALHYALQGPPSALAQSPENVVRALLNHGAVRVWPGALPKVLERWCASPRTIEVLMNTYSVMKLPEEAVGLVPPETLQPRSLQHLSRCALRAHLEACLPHALPRLPLPPRLLHYLQLDFEDVLY; encoded by the exons ATGAGCTGGTCCCCAGAAGAATGCAAGGGGCAGGAAGAGCCCCTGGGTGACAGACATGCCCTCTGTGCCAGGCTGGTGGAGAACCCCGGCAGTGGGTCGGCAGAGCAGTCAGAGGCTGGCCCAGGACCCATCGTCACCTGCACAGCCTCGGGACCCGCCTTGGCTTTCTGGCAGGCGTTGCTGGCAGGGGATGTGGGCTTGGTCTCCCACATCCTTGCCGACTCTGGCACTGGCCTGGCGCCAGATTCCATCTTTGATATCAGCAACCCAGAGCGATGGAGGGATTTCCGCTACAACATCCGCGCTCTGA gACTCTGGTCTCTGACATACGAAGAGGAGCTGATCACCCCACTGCATGTGGCAGCCAGCCGGGGCCACATAGAAGTGCTGCGGCTGCTGCTGAGATGGCGGGCCAGGCCAGACATGGCCCCCGCGGGCCGCACCGCCCTGCATGAGGCCTGCGCTGCGGGCCACGCTGACTGTGTCCATGTGCTGCTGGTGGCAGGAGCCGACCCCAACATCCCTGACCAGGATGGGAATTGTCCCTTGCACCTCTGCAGAGGCTCTAGCATCCTTGA GTGTGCAGAGTTGCTCCTGAGGTTTGGGGCAAAAGTGGACAGTCGCTCcgaggaggaagaagagacccCTTTGCATGTGGCTGCCCGGCTTGGCCACGTGGAGCTGGCAGACCTCCTCCTCAGATGGGGGGCATGCCTAGATGCCCGTGATGCTGAAGGCTGGACCCCCCTGCTGATTGCCTGTGACACCCGCTGCATGTCTCCTGCCGACGCTGAAGCCACCACTGCCCGCTGCCTCCAGCTGTGCCGCTTGCTGCTCTCAGCCGGCGCTGATGCTAATGCCGCTGACCAGGACAAGAGGCGGCCCCTGCACCTGGCCTGTCGCCGCGGCCATGCTGCTGTCGTGGAACTGCTCCTGGCCTACGGAGTCAGCGTCAATATCATGGACTATGGGGGACACACGGCCCTGCACTATGCTCTTCAGGGCCCACCCTCGGCCCTGGCCCAGAGCCCAGAGAATGTGGTGAGGGCTCTGCTCAATCACGGTGCTGTCCGAGTCTGGCCTGGGGCTCTCCCCAAG GTGCTGGAACGCTGGTGTGCATCCCCGCGGACCATTGAGGTCCTGATGAACACCTACAGTGTCATGAAGCTTCCTGAGGAGGCCGTGGGCCTGGTGCCTCCTGAAACTCTGCAG CCCAGGTCTCTGCAGCACCTGAGCCGCTGTGCGCTCCGTGCTCACCTAGAGGCCTGCCTGCCCCATGCTCTACCCCGCCTTCCCCTGCCaccccgcctgctccactacctGCAGCTGGACTTCGAGGACGTGCTCTACTAG
- the ASB10 gene encoding ankyrin repeat and SOCS box protein 10 isoform X2, giving the protein MSWSPEECKGQEEPLGDRHALCARLVENPGSGSAEQSEAGPGPIVTCTASGPALAFWQALLAGDVGLVSHILADSGTGLAPDSIFDISNPERWRDFRYNIRALRLWSLTYEEELITPLHVAASRGHIEVLRLLLRWRARPDMAPAGRTALHEACAAGHADCVHVLLVAGADPNIPDQDGNCPLHLCRGSSILECAELLLRFGAKVDSRSEEEEETPLHVAARLGHVELADLLLRWGACLDARDAEGWTPLLIACDTRCMSPADAEATTARCLQLCRLLLSAGADANAADQDKRRPLHLACRRGHAAVVELLLAYGVSVNIMDYGGHTALHYALQGPPSALAQSPENVVRALLNHGAVRVWPGALPKVLERWCASPRTIEVLMNTYSVMKLPEEAVGLVPPETLQKHHRFYSSLFTLVRQPRSLQHLSRCALRAHLEACLPHALPRLPLPPRLLHYLQLDFEDVLY; this is encoded by the exons ATGAGCTGGTCCCCAGAAGAATGCAAGGGGCAGGAAGAGCCCCTGGGTGACAGACATGCCCTCTGTGCCAGGCTGGTGGAGAACCCCGGCAGTGGGTCGGCAGAGCAGTCAGAGGCTGGCCCAGGACCCATCGTCACCTGCACAGCCTCGGGACCCGCCTTGGCTTTCTGGCAGGCGTTGCTGGCAGGGGATGTGGGCTTGGTCTCCCACATCCTTGCCGACTCTGGCACTGGCCTGGCGCCAGATTCCATCTTTGATATCAGCAACCCAGAGCGATGGAGGGATTTCCGCTACAACATCCGCGCTCTGA gACTCTGGTCTCTGACATACGAAGAGGAGCTGATCACCCCACTGCATGTGGCAGCCAGCCGGGGCCACATAGAAGTGCTGCGGCTGCTGCTGAGATGGCGGGCCAGGCCAGACATGGCCCCCGCGGGCCGCACCGCCCTGCATGAGGCCTGCGCTGCGGGCCACGCTGACTGTGTCCATGTGCTGCTGGTGGCAGGAGCCGACCCCAACATCCCTGACCAGGATGGGAATTGTCCCTTGCACCTCTGCAGAGGCTCTAGCATCCTTGA GTGTGCAGAGTTGCTCCTGAGGTTTGGGGCAAAAGTGGACAGTCGCTCcgaggaggaagaagagacccCTTTGCATGTGGCTGCCCGGCTTGGCCACGTGGAGCTGGCAGACCTCCTCCTCAGATGGGGGGCATGCCTAGATGCCCGTGATGCTGAAGGCTGGACCCCCCTGCTGATTGCCTGTGACACCCGCTGCATGTCTCCTGCCGACGCTGAAGCCACCACTGCCCGCTGCCTCCAGCTGTGCCGCTTGCTGCTCTCAGCCGGCGCTGATGCTAATGCCGCTGACCAGGACAAGAGGCGGCCCCTGCACCTGGCCTGTCGCCGCGGCCATGCTGCTGTCGTGGAACTGCTCCTGGCCTACGGAGTCAGCGTCAATATCATGGACTATGGGGGACACACGGCCCTGCACTATGCTCTTCAGGGCCCACCCTCGGCCCTGGCCCAGAGCCCAGAGAATGTGGTGAGGGCTCTGCTCAATCACGGTGCTGTCCGAGTCTGGCCTGGGGCTCTCCCCAAG GTGCTGGAACGCTGGTGTGCATCCCCGCGGACCATTGAGGTCCTGATGAACACCTACAGTGTCATGAAGCTTCCTGAGGAGGCCGTGGGCCTGGTGCCTCCTGAAACTCTGCAG AAGCACCACCGTTTCTACTCATCTCTCTTCACCTTGGTGAGGCAGCCCAGGTCTCTGCAGCACCTGAGCCGCTGTGCGCTCCGTGCTCACCTAGAGGCCTGCCTGCCCCATGCTCTACCCCGCCTTCCCCTGCCaccccgcctgctccactacctGCAGCTGGACTTCGAGGACGTGCTCTACTAG
- the ASB10 gene encoding ankyrin repeat and SOCS box protein 10 isoform X1, with the protein MPGRKGCTPPWGQHLGCFPSASATQVQGSQYRPVREPPQPSPLLCRDMALQNALYTRDLERLLELYPPHGTTDLLLESQAAEPCWSCHQRGLWSLTYEEELITPLHVAASRGHIEVLRLLLRWRARPDMAPAGRTALHEACAAGHADCVHVLLVAGADPNIPDQDGNCPLHLCRGSSILECAELLLRFGAKVDSRSEEEEETPLHVAARLGHVELADLLLRWGACLDARDAEGWTPLLIACDTRCMSPADAEATTARCLQLCRLLLSAGADANAADQDKRRPLHLACRRGHAAVVELLLAYGVSVNIMDYGGHTALHYALQGPPSALAQSPENVVRALLNHGAVRVWPGALPKVLERWCASPRTIEVLMNTYSVMKLPEEAVGLVPPETLQKHHRFYSSLFTLVRQPRSLQHLSRCALRAHLEACLPHALPRLPLPPRLLHYLQLDFEDVLY; encoded by the exons ATGCCTGGAAGAAAGGGCTGCACTCCCCCCTGGGGACAGCATTTGGGGTGCTTCCCCTCAGCCTCTGCCACCCAAGTCCAGGGATCCCAGTACCGCCCAGTCCGGGAGCCCCCACAGCCTTCGCCGCTGCTCTGCCGTGACATGGCCCTGCAGAATGCCCTCTACACCAGGGACCTGGAGAGGTTGCTGGAACTGTACCCCCCACATGGCACCACTGACCTGCTGCTGGAGAGCCAGGCTGCTGAGCCCTGCTGGAGCTGCCACCAGAGGG gACTCTGGTCTCTGACATACGAAGAGGAGCTGATCACCCCACTGCATGTGGCAGCCAGCCGGGGCCACATAGAAGTGCTGCGGCTGCTGCTGAGATGGCGGGCCAGGCCAGACATGGCCCCCGCGGGCCGCACCGCCCTGCATGAGGCCTGCGCTGCGGGCCACGCTGACTGTGTCCATGTGCTGCTGGTGGCAGGAGCCGACCCCAACATCCCTGACCAGGATGGGAATTGTCCCTTGCACCTCTGCAGAGGCTCTAGCATCCTTGA GTGTGCAGAGTTGCTCCTGAGGTTTGGGGCAAAAGTGGACAGTCGCTCcgaggaggaagaagagacccCTTTGCATGTGGCTGCCCGGCTTGGCCACGTGGAGCTGGCAGACCTCCTCCTCAGATGGGGGGCATGCCTAGATGCCCGTGATGCTGAAGGCTGGACCCCCCTGCTGATTGCCTGTGACACCCGCTGCATGTCTCCTGCCGACGCTGAAGCCACCACTGCCCGCTGCCTCCAGCTGTGCCGCTTGCTGCTCTCAGCCGGCGCTGATGCTAATGCCGCTGACCAGGACAAGAGGCGGCCCCTGCACCTGGCCTGTCGCCGCGGCCATGCTGCTGTCGTGGAACTGCTCCTGGCCTACGGAGTCAGCGTCAATATCATGGACTATGGGGGACACACGGCCCTGCACTATGCTCTTCAGGGCCCACCCTCGGCCCTGGCCCAGAGCCCAGAGAATGTGGTGAGGGCTCTGCTCAATCACGGTGCTGTCCGAGTCTGGCCTGGGGCTCTCCCCAAG GTGCTGGAACGCTGGTGTGCATCCCCGCGGACCATTGAGGTCCTGATGAACACCTACAGTGTCATGAAGCTTCCTGAGGAGGCCGTGGGCCTGGTGCCTCCTGAAACTCTGCAG AAGCACCACCGTTTCTACTCATCTCTCTTCACCTTGGTGAGGCAGCCCAGGTCTCTGCAGCACCTGAGCCGCTGTGCGCTCCGTGCTCACCTAGAGGCCTGCCTGCCCCATGCTCTACCCCGCCTTCCCCTGCCaccccgcctgctccactacctGCAGCTGGACTTCGAGGACGTGCTCTACTAG